Proteins found in one Nocardia brasiliensis ATCC 700358 genomic segment:
- a CDS encoding helix-turn-helix domain-containing protein: MIVNRWTGIEVAALRECALRLTKARFGEDLGYSEPTVRKWEKATPDRPVRGESAQALDTALARLTDEQRARFRAAMDGGPHRTLAVLEQSIVLEDEVKRRDFGIAIGAALAGSASPLSRIGIGDARRLMERVSDLNSRDQVVGGVSLVREAVDRLDLAKDLLETCTFDESAGKLFMSAAGNLAALAGWLAYDADMHSLALRCYADAFSLANQAGDDELTVHVCLNAAHQSIWLSRVGNGNPHRALGHVARAQDLTRGHPPGRIHALIATRQAQAYGVLGDRTGFGRAVATAWRELDFALEHEPADQCPEWLTFMSPTEVRFHEIRGFGDLGSFTQAADLSAGLALAQAGARNAAVYRAGWAAALANIGDINGAVDQGLTVLADLEDSVSSTRTLRVLEPVRKAFPVDSSSEFPERFDMLTRQAATT; the protein is encoded by the coding sequence ATGATCGTCAATAGATGGACAGGCATCGAGGTCGCGGCGCTGCGTGAGTGCGCATTGCGGCTGACAAAAGCGCGGTTCGGTGAAGATCTGGGGTACAGCGAGCCCACCGTGCGGAAGTGGGAAAAGGCGACACCGGATCGCCCCGTCCGCGGCGAATCCGCGCAGGCGTTGGACACCGCACTTGCACGGCTGACCGACGAGCAGCGTGCCCGCTTCCGTGCTGCAATGGATGGCGGGCCGCACCGCACGCTCGCGGTGCTCGAGCAGTCGATTGTGCTGGAGGACGAGGTGAAGCGGCGAGATTTCGGGATCGCGATCGGTGCCGCCCTCGCCGGGTCGGCTTCACCGCTGAGCCGCATCGGCATCGGTGACGCTAGGCGGCTTATGGAGCGCGTCTCCGACTTGAACAGTCGTGACCAGGTAGTCGGAGGGGTCTCTCTCGTGCGCGAGGCAGTCGACAGGCTAGACCTGGCGAAAGACCTTCTTGAAACCTGCACGTTCGATGAGTCTGCGGGCAAGCTTTTCATGAGCGCTGCGGGAAACCTTGCGGCACTGGCAGGGTGGCTTGCCTACGATGCCGATATGCACTCGCTCGCGTTGCGTTGCTACGCCGACGCGTTCTCCTTGGCGAACCAAGCTGGCGACGACGAACTGACCGTGCACGTCTGTCTCAACGCTGCGCACCAATCGATCTGGCTGAGCCGGGTCGGCAACGGAAATCCACACAGGGCGCTAGGCCACGTTGCCCGCGCCCAAGACCTCACCCGAGGCCATCCGCCGGGCCGGATTCACGCCTTGATCGCGACGCGCCAAGCGCAGGCGTATGGCGTTCTCGGCGATCGAACTGGATTCGGCCGGGCAGTCGCAACCGCCTGGCGTGAACTCGATTTCGCTCTTGAACATGAACCTGCCGACCAGTGCCCCGAGTGGCTTACCTTCATGTCGCCCACAGAGGTTCGGTTCCATGAGATTCGCGGATTCGGCGATCTCGGGTCGTTCACCCAAGCGGCCGACCTCTCGGCCGGACTCGCCCTAGCCCAAGCTGGCGCTCGTAACGCCGCAGTTTACCGAGCAGGCTGGGCGGCAGCTCTTGCCAACATCGGCGACATCAACGGCGCGGTAGACCAGGGGCTGACTGTCCTAGCTGACCTTGAAGATTCGGTGTCTTCTACACGCACATTGCGAGTGCTGGAACCAGTTCGGAAAGCCTTCCCTGTTGACTCGTCCAGTGAATTTCCCGAACGATTCGACATGCTGACGCGACAGGCGGCGACGACGTGA
- a CDS encoding TetR/AcrR family transcriptional regulator, with protein MTSPSARRNGTAEPDGTATTREQHRQRVIEAAADLLERGGRDAVTTRAVADAAGVQPPAIYRLFGDKDGLLEAVAQYGFAKFVASKHLDPDPADPIEDLRAAWDLAVEFGLSNPALYTLMYSEPAGTESAAFQAGLEILRERVRRLAAGGWLRVDEQLAAGIIHATGRGAVLTWLSLPGADRDPALLTALREAMVTAITTERPAVPDAGPAAAARALRASLPDETPLTPAEQHLLREWLDRLAAGH; from the coding sequence ATGACCTCGCCCTCTGCTCGCCGGAACGGCACCGCGGAACCCGACGGCACCGCGACGACGCGCGAACAGCACCGGCAGCGCGTCATCGAAGCCGCCGCCGACCTGCTGGAGCGCGGCGGCCGGGACGCGGTCACCACGCGTGCGGTCGCCGACGCGGCGGGCGTGCAACCCCCGGCCATCTACCGGCTGTTCGGCGACAAGGACGGACTGCTCGAGGCGGTGGCGCAGTACGGTTTCGCGAAGTTCGTCGCGAGCAAACACCTCGACCCCGACCCCGCCGACCCCATCGAAGACCTCCGCGCCGCATGGGATCTCGCGGTCGAGTTCGGTCTGTCCAACCCCGCGCTCTACACCCTCATGTACAGCGAACCCGCGGGAACCGAGTCGGCCGCGTTCCAGGCCGGACTGGAGATCCTACGCGAACGGGTCCGTCGCCTCGCCGCGGGCGGCTGGCTGCGGGTCGACGAGCAGCTCGCGGCCGGGATCATCCACGCGACCGGCCGCGGCGCCGTCCTGACCTGGCTGTCCCTACCGGGAGCCGACCGCGACCCGGCCCTGCTCACCGCACTCCGCGAAGCCATGGTCACCGCGATCACCACCGAACGCCCGGCCGTACCCGACGCCGGCCCCGCCGCCGCCGCACGAGCCCTCCGCGCCTCCCTCCCCGACGAAACCCCTCTCACCCCCGCCGAACAACACCTCCTCCGCGAATGGCTGGACCGACTCGCAGCCGGACATTGA
- a CDS encoding NAD(P)H-binding protein has translation MIIVTGATGQLGRQIVERLLTRVPADRVGVSVRDPRKAQYLAERGIRVRQGSFTDPDGLAHAFENAEQVLVVSVDKLGSEAVHQHRAAVAGAVAAGARRILYTSHMGAAAASRFEACRDHAADERMLQACGVPFTALRNGFYAASAVRLLGQAAETGRLVLPEDGPVSWTAHADLADAAAAILAGDARFDGPTPPLTAARAIDFEEIAALASELTGRTIKRVTVSDAEFRQQLLSDGVPAAQADMMVDIFAAGRAGEFATVDPTLARLINREPTEFAAVLRAALSASPGSAGPAYQ, from the coding sequence ATGATCATCGTGACCGGAGCAACCGGGCAGCTGGGAAGGCAGATTGTCGAGCGCCTGCTGACACGCGTGCCCGCCGACCGAGTGGGTGTGAGCGTCCGCGATCCGCGCAAAGCCCAGTATCTGGCCGAGCGGGGGATACGAGTGCGACAGGGCAGTTTCACCGATCCGGACGGCCTCGCCCACGCCTTCGAGAATGCGGAGCAGGTGCTGGTCGTCTCGGTCGACAAGCTCGGTTCCGAGGCTGTTCATCAGCATCGAGCAGCAGTGGCGGGAGCGGTCGCGGCGGGCGCCCGGCGCATCCTCTACACCAGCCATATGGGTGCCGCGGCAGCTTCGCGATTCGAGGCCTGCCGCGATCACGCCGCGGACGAGCGGATGCTGCAAGCCTGCGGCGTGCCGTTCACCGCGCTCCGCAACGGGTTCTACGCCGCGAGCGCGGTGCGGCTTCTCGGACAGGCCGCCGAGACCGGGCGGCTGGTGTTGCCCGAGGACGGTCCGGTGAGCTGGACCGCACACGCCGACCTCGCCGACGCGGCTGCGGCGATCCTGGCCGGCGACGCTCGATTCGACGGTCCCACACCGCCATTGACGGCCGCGCGGGCCATCGACTTCGAGGAGATCGCCGCGCTGGCGTCCGAGCTGACGGGCCGAACCATCAAGCGCGTCACCGTATCCGACGCGGAATTCCGGCAGCAGCTGCTGAGTGACGGTGTTCCGGCGGCGCAGGCGGACATGATGGTGGACATCTTCGCCGCGGGTCGAGCCGGTGAATTCGCCACGGTCGACCCGACATTGGCACGGTTGATCAATCGTGAGCCGACCGAATTCGCGGCGGTTCTGCGTGCGGCGTTGTCGGCTTCTCCTGGCAGTGCGGGACCGGCGTACCAGTGA
- a CDS encoding DUF6886 family protein produces the protein MYPAPGEVLHFSEDPTITRFVPHVAPTARQAGAYVWAVDRLRAPDYWFPRNCPRAMAWVVPTSTSADRDRILGAGSGDRVHAIEYRWLDAMRTVELFAYRLPASAFRPFGSPVPHAHVATVPVDPLGPPQAVGDLLGLHEQAGIQLRVLPALGDFWTAVTSSSLGFSGIRLRGSRPRA, from the coding sequence ATGTACCCCGCGCCGGGTGAAGTTCTGCATTTCTCCGAAGATCCCACGATCACACGATTCGTTCCCCACGTCGCGCCGACCGCCCGGCAGGCCGGTGCCTACGTGTGGGCGGTGGACCGTCTACGAGCGCCCGACTACTGGTTTCCGCGCAACTGTCCTCGCGCGATGGCATGGGTCGTGCCGACCTCGACCTCCGCTGATCGCGACAGAATCCTCGGCGCGGGAAGCGGAGATCGCGTGCACGCCATCGAGTATCGCTGGCTGGACGCGATGCGTACCGTCGAGCTGTTTGCCTACCGCCTGCCCGCGTCAGCGTTCCGGCCGTTCGGCAGTCCGGTGCCGCACGCCCATGTCGCGACGGTGCCCGTCGACCCGCTGGGGCCACCTCAAGCGGTCGGGGATCTCCTCGGTCTGCATGAGCAAGCCGGAATTCAGCTGCGCGTACTGCCGGCCCTGGGGGATTTCTGGACTGCCGTGACGTCGAGTTCCCTTGGCTTCAGCGGCATTCGGTTGCGCGGCAGCCGACCGCGCGCCTAG
- a CDS encoding DJ-1/PfpI family protein, whose protein sequence is MTDETKTIACVLFPGVDPLDLIGPMQPLGFLGHVLPGWRTVAVGEQLIAYETDGGPLRLTPSHTFAEVPAPDVLVVPGASTPLFRAMSDRVLTDYVRSAAEHAQIVASVCSGSLLLAAAGLLDGRKATTHWTAFDLLAELGVHPVRARWVEDGRFVTAAGQSAGIDMGLHLVERLGGTDIARLTQYAMEYDPEPPLGRLDWQQAPHEFFDPFVREWVTDGLADNPELAASLLERARAGQALRQSTAQ, encoded by the coding sequence ATGACCGACGAAACGAAGACCATTGCGTGCGTGCTGTTTCCGGGCGTCGACCCGCTGGATCTGATCGGGCCGATGCAACCGCTCGGCTTCCTCGGCCATGTGCTGCCAGGATGGCGCACGGTGGCCGTGGGCGAGCAATTGATCGCGTACGAAACTGACGGCGGCCCTTTACGTCTCACGCCGAGCCATACTTTCGCCGAGGTGCCTGCGCCTGACGTGCTCGTGGTGCCCGGCGCTTCGACACCGCTGTTTCGCGCGATGTCCGATCGCGTCCTGACCGACTATGTCCGCTCCGCCGCCGAGCACGCGCAGATCGTCGCCTCGGTGTGCTCGGGATCACTGCTGCTCGCCGCGGCAGGTCTGCTCGACGGACGCAAGGCCACCACGCACTGGACGGCCTTCGATCTGCTGGCCGAGCTCGGCGTGCACCCGGTGCGGGCACGCTGGGTGGAAGACGGCCGATTCGTCACCGCCGCAGGCCAATCCGCCGGCATCGACATGGGCCTGCATTTGGTCGAGCGGCTCGGCGGTACCGATATCGCCAGGCTGACACAGTACGCGATGGAGTACGACCCCGAGCCGCCACTGGGCAGGCTCGACTGGCAGCAAGCACCGCACGAATTCTTCGATCCGTTCGTGCGGGAGTGGGTCACCGACGGACTCGCCGACAACCCGGAATTGGCAGCGTCTTTGCTGGAGCGTGCCCGGGCAGGGCAGGCCCTGCGGCAAAGCACCGCACAATGA
- the atpE gene encoding ATP synthase F0 subunit C: protein MADITNAAIIQSAALIGGGLIMLGGAIGAGVGNGMVGSSLIGGVARQPEAEGRLRGNYLMTVSLIDAVYFINLTFMALLVFATPGK, encoded by the coding sequence ATGGCAGACATCACCAACGCGGCGATCATCCAGTCGGCGGCGCTCATCGGTGGCGGACTGATCATGCTCGGCGGCGCCATCGGCGCCGGTGTCGGCAACGGCATGGTGGGTTCGTCGCTGATCGGCGGCGTGGCCCGGCAGCCGGAGGCCGAAGGCCGGTTGCGCGGCAACTACCTGATGACGGTCAGCTTGATCGACGCCGTGTACTTCATCAATCTCACCTTCATGGCGCTGCTCGTGTTCGCGACACCGGGCAAGTAG
- a CDS encoding F0F1 ATP synthase subunit delta — protein sequence MHDIVWDWPVFLSQLFGFAIIVWVLVKWVVPPLLTAMAKAQNVVRAQLADSERAANRVVAAAEADEAAVAQIAIAARHLEQDAHTDAAHILEQSRVAAEAEALRQHSSGHARLARLRTELTRELRTTLHTAILTRTEQQVRTHFTTPRAKTTATDRFLDELEAMR from the coding sequence GTGCACGACATCGTCTGGGACTGGCCGGTTTTCCTGAGTCAGCTGTTCGGTTTCGCGATCATCGTCTGGGTGCTCGTCAAATGGGTTGTGCCACCGCTGCTTACCGCAATGGCGAAGGCGCAGAACGTAGTTCGAGCACAGCTGGCGGACAGCGAACGGGCGGCGAACCGGGTCGTGGCGGCCGCCGAGGCGGACGAGGCGGCGGTGGCGCAAATCGCCATCGCCGCCCGGCATCTCGAACAAGACGCGCACACCGACGCCGCCCACATCCTCGAACAGTCACGAGTAGCCGCCGAAGCGGAAGCGTTGCGGCAGCACAGTTCCGGCCACGCACGCCTGGCCCGCCTACGCACCGAACTGACCCGTGAACTCCGCACCACCCTGCACACCGCCATCCTGACCCGCACCGAACAACAAGTCCGCACCCACTTCACCACCCCCCGAGCCAAAACCACCGCCACCGACCGCTTCCTCGACGAACTGGAGGCAATGCGCTGA
- a CDS encoding prevent-host-death family protein, which yields MSKPAMDTDSAEQPIAVARANLSELINNVRLLRRSYFLTSRDKRQAAVVPVELGELILQVGGADAAARILTAHLETG from the coding sequence ATGAGTAAACCGGCTATGGATACCGACAGCGCGGAACAGCCCATCGCCGTCGCTCGGGCGAACCTGTCCGAGCTGATCAACAACGTTAGGCTCTTGCGCCGCAGCTACTTCCTGACGAGCCGGGACAAGCGACAGGCGGCGGTCGTTCCGGTCGAGCTGGGCGAACTCATCCTCCAGGTGGGCGGCGCCGACGCCGCGGCTCGGATACTCACGGCCCATCTGGAAACCGGCTAG
- a CDS encoding GNAT family N-acetyltransferase: protein MTTEQPASTLPGLEFQRYSAEQARGIRPKVEAIFRGAYVDAIESGEDFEAPEAFMQRFDAYTDPGRQPGFELAVALIDGEPGGQAWGWPLHEGTAWWTGLQLAEGDLAEFTVEDGHRTFALSEIMVRSELTGRGIAHALHDELLAGRPESRATLLVQPDNERAYTTYRKWGWYRVGTLRPSWPAAPNFDVLIHDLVPASPSRLGQSSQ, encoded by the coding sequence GTGACCACCGAGCAACCAGCCTCGACCCTGCCGGGTCTCGAGTTTCAGCGGTACTCGGCCGAGCAGGCACGAGGTATCCGGCCCAAGGTTGAAGCCATTTTTCGAGGGGCCTATGTTGACGCCATCGAATCAGGCGAGGACTTCGAAGCGCCAGAGGCGTTCATGCAGCGGTTCGACGCGTACACCGATCCCGGCCGCCAACCTGGATTCGAGTTGGCCGTCGCTCTGATCGACGGCGAACCAGGTGGTCAAGCGTGGGGTTGGCCTCTGCACGAGGGAACCGCTTGGTGGACCGGACTACAGCTCGCTGAGGGCGACCTCGCGGAGTTCACCGTAGAGGACGGACACAGGACGTTCGCGCTCAGCGAGATCATGGTCCGCTCTGAGCTGACCGGCCGAGGGATCGCCCACGCTCTCCACGACGAACTACTCGCGGGCCGTCCTGAGAGCCGCGCTACCCTGCTGGTTCAGCCAGACAACGAGCGTGCATACACCACCTACCGTAAATGGGGCTGGTATCGAGTAGGGACGCTGCGCCCGAGCTGGCCGGCCGCACCGAACTTCGATGTTCTAATCCACGACCTCGTGCCCGCCTCACCGTCCAGGCTCGGACAGTCGTCCCAGTAG
- a CDS encoding GlxA family transcriptional regulator: MRNVVVVGYPDAALLEIACTTEVFDFANRAVERPSYRVGLAGVEEGPMRCSSGLSLLAAQRIDRLDGPLDTLIVAGGPGSRWVTTHGPTLTHIRRLAASSRRIVSICSGAFVLAAAGLLDGKRATTHWEYAADLARMYPLVTVDPAPLFIKDGAVYTAAGVTSALDVTLALIEEDHGPTLARDIAKSLVVYLQRPGNQAQISMYVAASPPNHRVVGDLVGHITGHIDADLSAPTLADRVGLSARQLTRLFDTHLGTTPSRYVRAMRTKAAAELLAGTDLPLTAVARRCGFGSTETLRQAFLDHFATPPSAYRRTSRRNERG, encoded by the coding sequence ATGCGCAACGTTGTCGTCGTCGGCTATCCCGACGCGGCTCTGCTTGAAATCGCCTGCACCACAGAGGTGTTCGATTTCGCCAACCGTGCCGTCGAGCGGCCGTCCTATCGGGTGGGCCTCGCCGGGGTCGAGGAAGGGCCGATGCGATGCAGTTCCGGGCTGAGCCTGCTCGCGGCACAGCGAATCGATCGGCTCGATGGTCCGCTCGACACCCTGATCGTCGCGGGTGGGCCGGGCAGCCGATGGGTGACCACGCACGGGCCGACGCTCACCCATATCCGCAGACTGGCCGCCTCGAGCAGGCGGATCGTCTCGATCTGCTCCGGGGCGTTCGTGCTCGCCGCCGCAGGACTGCTCGACGGCAAACGGGCGACCACACACTGGGAATACGCGGCCGATCTGGCACGAATGTATCCGCTGGTAACCGTCGATCCGGCGCCATTGTTCATCAAGGACGGCGCGGTCTACACCGCGGCCGGGGTGACCAGTGCACTCGATGTGACACTCGCATTGATCGAGGAAGACCACGGCCCGACCCTGGCCCGCGATATCGCGAAGAGCCTGGTCGTCTACCTACAGCGCCCGGGCAATCAGGCGCAGATCAGCATGTACGTCGCCGCGTCGCCACCCAACCATCGGGTGGTGGGTGATCTGGTCGGCCACATCACCGGCCACATCGACGCCGACCTGAGCGCTCCCACCCTGGCAGACCGGGTCGGCCTGAGCGCCCGCCAGCTCACCCGCTTGTTCGACACCCACCTCGGCACGACTCCCAGCCGTTACGTGCGTGCGATGCGCACCAAAGCCGCCGCCGAACTGCTGGCCGGCACCGACCTCCCGCTCACCGCGGTGGCCCGCCGTTGCGGTTTCGGCTCCACCGAAACTCTCCGCCAAGCGTTCCTCGACCACTTTGCGACTCCGCCTTCGGCCTATCGCCGCACCAGCCGCCGCAACGAGCGAGGCTGA
- a CDS encoding F0F1 ATP synthase subunit B — protein sequence MSTKNTAGENFLLPNGTFFAELLIFVTVLGVIWRFVVPPINRALEEREARVAKTEADERAAATLRAEVDQRYRAALAEAQGAAAVIRKQARAQGRSLIAQRKSGAQKEADAMVAQAALELRAEAERIGAELHASVEPLARTLADRVIADRAQVGRR from the coding sequence ATGTCGACGAAAAACACTGCCGGAGAGAACTTCCTGCTCCCCAACGGCACCTTCTTCGCCGAGTTGCTCATCTTCGTGACCGTGCTCGGCGTCATCTGGCGCTTCGTGGTACCGCCGATCAATCGCGCACTGGAAGAACGCGAAGCGCGGGTCGCCAAGACCGAAGCGGATGAACGGGCGGCCGCAACGCTACGCGCCGAGGTCGATCAGCGCTATCGGGCGGCGCTCGCCGAAGCCCAGGGCGCGGCCGCCGTGATCCGGAAACAAGCTCGGGCGCAAGGCCGTTCGCTGATCGCCCAGCGCAAATCCGGTGCACAGAAAGAGGCCGACGCCATGGTGGCCCAGGCGGCCCTCGAGTTGCGCGCCGAGGCCGAGCGGATCGGCGCGGAACTGCACGCCAGCGTCGAACCGCTCGCCCGGACGCTCGCCGATCGCGTCATCGCCGACCGGGCCCAGGTCGGAAGGAGGTAG
- a CDS encoding helix-turn-helix transcriptional regulator: MAEITAQQCVDILFETTGRRIGPGTFRSYAHRGYAPAPVRHIGRTPVWDEAEIVEWIAERPGQGTRTDLSS; the protein is encoded by the coding sequence ATGGCTGAGATCACCGCACAGCAGTGCGTCGACATCCTGTTCGAGACGACAGGGCGGCGGATCGGACCAGGTACCTTCCGTTCATACGCACACCGGGGCTATGCCCCCGCTCCGGTGCGGCACATCGGCCGGACTCCGGTGTGGGACGAGGCGGAGATCGTGGAATGGATAGCGGAGCGACCCGGGCAAGGCACCCGCACCGATCTGAGCAGCTGA
- a CDS encoding tetratricopeptide repeat protein: MPLPTTAFTVRLRADQGEVSLDVRAVVFPADAGAAVDVLSAGDKVAGIRLSDSDIEFDLAELDSVVRVVVLLSDHDTVPPVELVAVDGSGQPLAEFSMPAAAGDRATIACEIYLRQQRWRIRAVGQGYRGGIAAAAADLGFTADTTDRRGPAHTPSAATLPDLRRTVDELQRSAATNPELLPDLAAALIELTRRLDAEDDTVEAALTSERAVAVLAKLAADQPGEFEGSWAIELCNLGVYLFELDRFDTALEHTRHSAEILERRAATDPDRYLGPLATALSNLSYRLVDVGRETEALAPVQRSAQLREHLAARDPDTHLQDLVVTMVSLRGLLARIGHIDQAIEIAYRTAQLTDQLGDGQVGSRVARLNALDQLVTVLIGLARPDDAIEPARNWVAVAGQLAADNPVFRSAHAKALDQLAAALDMSGSLAESVLENQRCVALYAQLAAEEPQRYRAEYALASMRLGLRLEENGDPDTALAPARRAVEVFESLAAEDPSTYRHQFALALHNLIAPLDSSGRVDEALRAARQVVQIRDELARANPTGVVDLSYSLNNLAILLGAVDNTEAIACAQRAVALLERSPGTDDNQLDIMARALETLANRLDHSGFHAEAVGPAQRSVACFEKLAAARPGPSGDLARALTNFSNKLSANDMHNEALAAAQRATALLEELAAVQPAAYTQSLGFALHTLGARLAVLGRLTEALGPAQRAVDIFERLAAAHPSVHADHLATALDNLARMHRNLGHHPEATEAAHRAESARRPR, encoded by the coding sequence ATGCCGCTGCCGACAACCGCTTTCACGGTTCGACTGCGGGCAGATCAGGGTGAGGTTTCGCTCGACGTGCGCGCGGTCGTGTTCCCGGCGGATGCGGGCGCTGCGGTCGACGTACTGTCCGCCGGCGACAAGGTTGCGGGAATACGCTTGTCGGACAGCGATATCGAGTTCGACCTCGCAGAACTGGACAGCGTGGTGCGTGTGGTGGTGCTCCTCAGCGACCACGACACCGTGCCGCCAGTGGAACTCGTCGCGGTCGACGGCTCGGGTCAGCCGCTGGCCGAGTTCTCGATGCCCGCGGCCGCCGGAGACCGGGCGACGATCGCCTGCGAGATCTACCTCCGTCAGCAGCGGTGGCGGATCCGCGCCGTCGGGCAGGGCTATCGGGGTGGGATAGCCGCAGCCGCAGCCGATTTGGGGTTCACCGCCGACACCACCGACCGGCGTGGCCCGGCGCATACCCCGTCGGCCGCCACCCTGCCCGACCTGCGACGCACGGTGGATGAACTGCAACGGAGCGCGGCCACCAACCCAGAACTGCTGCCTGACTTGGCCGCTGCGCTGATCGAGCTCACCAGGCGGCTCGACGCCGAGGACGACACCGTCGAAGCCGCCCTGACTTCCGAACGTGCCGTGGCGGTGCTGGCGAAGCTGGCCGCCGACCAACCGGGCGAGTTCGAGGGCTCGTGGGCGATCGAACTGTGCAATCTGGGTGTCTATCTCTTCGAACTCGACCGCTTCGACACCGCGCTCGAACACACCCGGCACTCGGCCGAAATCCTGGAGCGCCGCGCCGCCACGGACCCGGACCGCTATCTCGGACCGCTCGCGACCGCACTGTCGAACCTCTCGTATCGGCTCGTCGACGTCGGTCGCGAGACCGAGGCGCTGGCGCCGGTGCAGCGCAGCGCGCAACTGCGCGAGCACCTTGCGGCGCGGGATCCCGACACCCATCTGCAGGATCTCGTGGTGACGATGGTGTCGTTGCGCGGCCTGCTGGCGCGGATCGGGCACATCGATCAAGCGATCGAGATCGCCTACCGAACAGCGCAACTCACCGATCAGCTCGGTGACGGGCAGGTCGGCTCCCGGGTCGCCCGCCTCAATGCGCTCGACCAGCTGGTCACGGTGTTGATCGGGTTGGCCCGTCCCGATGACGCGATCGAACCGGCGCGCAACTGGGTCGCCGTCGCCGGACAGCTCGCCGCCGACAACCCGGTGTTCCGCTCCGCCCACGCGAAGGCACTCGATCAACTGGCCGCGGCGCTCGACATGTCCGGCTCGCTCGCGGAATCGGTGCTGGAGAATCAGCGCTGTGTCGCCCTCTACGCACAGCTGGCAGCCGAGGAGCCGCAACGCTACCGCGCCGAGTACGCCTTGGCGTCGATGCGATTGGGGTTGCGGCTGGAGGAGAACGGCGATCCCGACACCGCACTGGCACCGGCACGACGTGCGGTCGAAGTGTTCGAAAGCCTTGCCGCCGAAGACCCTTCGACCTATCGCCACCAGTTCGCGTTGGCGTTGCACAATCTCATCGCGCCGCTCGACAGCAGCGGGCGGGTCGACGAAGCGCTACGCGCCGCCCGCCAGGTCGTGCAGATCCGCGACGAACTCGCCAGAGCGAACCCGACCGGCGTGGTCGACCTGAGCTATTCGCTGAACAACCTGGCCATTCTGCTGGGCGCGGTGGACAACACCGAGGCGATCGCCTGCGCACAGCGCGCCGTCGCACTGCTCGAACGATCGCCCGGCACCGACGACAACCAGCTCGACATCATGGCCAGAGCGTTGGAGACGCTCGCGAATCGCCTCGACCACAGCGGATTTCACGCAGAAGCGGTCGGTCCCGCACAGCGCTCGGTGGCCTGCTTCGAAAAGCTCGCCGCGGCACGGCCAGGCCCGTCCGGCGACCTGGCCCGCGCCTTGACGAACTTCAGCAACAAGCTGTCCGCCAACGACATGCACAACGAGGCGCTGGCGGCGGCACAGCGCGCCACCGCCCTGCTCGAAGAACTGGCCGCCGTCCAACCGGCCGCCTACACCCAATCACTCGGCTTCGCACTGCACACCCTCGGTGCCCGGTTGGCCGTACTCGGCCGTCTCACCGAAGCTTTGGGCCCGGCGCAGCGCGCCGTCGACATCTTCGAACGACTAGCCGCCGCCCACCCTTCCGTCCACGCCGACCACCTCGCCACCGCCCTCGACAACCTCGCCCGCATGCACCGCAACCTGGGCCACCACCCCGAAGCAACCGAGGCCGCACACCGCGCCGAGTCCGCCCGTCGCCCACGATGA
- the atpB gene encoding F0F1 ATP synthase subunit A, translating into MTTIKVGEHQTVRLLGLEFNIDTIVSTGVAAVVVLGLAFYLRATVTSGVPNGVQLFFETVTVQLRNQVESAIGMRVAPFVLPLTVTLFIFILLSNWLAVLPVRYGSGELIHPPAADVNFVYALAVFVFFGYQAAGIVRRGPLGHLKQTLKGHAGWGMVLINIIEEIAKPLSLSLRLFGNIFAGGVMLSVITLLPAWISWAPNAAWKLFDLFVGLIQAFIFSLLTILYFAESMSREHENH; encoded by the coding sequence ATGACGACGATCAAGGTCGGCGAGCACCAGACGGTACGGCTGCTCGGACTGGAGTTCAACATCGACACCATCGTGTCGACCGGTGTGGCGGCGGTGGTGGTGCTCGGGCTTGCGTTCTATCTGCGGGCCACGGTGACCTCCGGCGTGCCCAACGGGGTGCAGCTGTTCTTCGAGACCGTCACCGTCCAACTGCGCAATCAGGTGGAGAGTGCGATCGGGATGCGGGTCGCGCCGTTCGTGCTACCGCTCACCGTCACCCTGTTCATCTTCATCCTGCTGTCGAACTGGTTGGCGGTGCTGCCGGTGCGATACGGCTCGGGTGAACTGATCCATCCGCCGGCGGCGGACGTCAACTTCGTCTACGCCCTGGCGGTTTTCGTCTTCTTCGGCTACCAGGCCGCGGGCATCGTCCGGCGCGGCCCGCTCGGTCACCTGAAGCAGACGCTGAAGGGGCACGCGGGGTGGGGGATGGTGCTCATCAACATCATCGAGGAAATCGCGAAACCGCTGTCCCTGTCGCTGCGGCTGTTCGGGAACATCTTCGCCGGGGGCGTGATGCTGTCGGTCATCACGTTGCTGCCCGCCTGGATCAGCTGGGCCCCGAACGCGGCCTGGAAGCTGTTCGACCTGTTCGTCGGGCTCATCCAGGCGTTCATCTTCTCGCTGCTGACCATCCTCTATTTCGCCGAGTCGATGTCGCGCGAGCACGAAAACCACTGA